The following coding sequences are from one Rutidosis leptorrhynchoides isolate AG116_Rl617_1_P2 chromosome 11, CSIRO_AGI_Rlap_v1, whole genome shotgun sequence window:
- the LOC139877303 gene encoding uncharacterized protein: MQHTSFLHRISSPENGLVSEMSPEKSELAKNSRFWRSADQISSLITLSHSIKVFLSRWNLIRTKLNEILPILVGFPPEFQDSGDNSTLSGVIEGIEETVLFTTKLAQKCIDQSYNGKLLMQSDLDIISVKLYKHIQCLYEYKSSCYSIGDTAIVVSKPGPNSSKDDVRFYVKDLISRFKIGNNEMKKQALICFNEDEMFLKIAMEIEGFVHVLIELLSINNKDLGIQEEVLKSIDVICKFDEFIRVLVSIGVIGSLIRVLEGGSYLSKCLSTRCLMKCTAESENAWSVSAHGGVTSLLRISASENDSSGELVGLACGVLKNLVGVYEIKRFIVEEGALTIFVNLVKSRNEVSQISAIEFLQTIAFGDQLVADSIVNEGGIRVLVHVLDPKLSFSSKTRETSIRAIMSLCSDSTGLDRLLSYGFMNHILYFLHKGDISVQESSLKAAFWLSGVSDDFKKAMGEAGFMQEVVKLVTAKSFEVREMAFRTLSNLVSIPKNRKRFVENDQNVSLLMQSIDQEEGNLSHKKLLLPIIMSLSGCNSGRKKILNSGYLKNIEKLADEEVSDARKIVKNLSSNKFVRLVKGIWH, from the coding sequence ATGCAACATACCTCATTTCTTCACCGGATAAGTTCGCCGGAAAATGGGTTAGTTTCCGAAATGTCACCGGAAAAATCAGAACTTGCTAAAAATTCAAGATTTTGGAGATCCGCAGACCAAATTTCATCATTAATCACTCTCTCTCATTCAATTAAAGTCTTTTTATCAAGATGGAATTTAATAAGAACCAAGCTCAATGAAATCCTCCCAATTCTCGTCGGATTTCCGCCGGAATTTCAAGATTCCGGCGACAACTCAACTCTCTCCGGCGTAATTGAAGGAATTGAAGAAACGGTTTTATTTACCACCAAATTAGCTCAAAAATGCATCGATCAATCGTACAATGGGAAGCTGTTAATGCAGAGTGATCTTGATATTATATCTGTGAAATTATACAAACATATACAATGTTTGTATGAATATAAAAGCAGTTGTTATTCAATTGGGGATACTGCAATTGTGGTTTCAAAACCTGGGCCTAATTCTTCAAAAGATGACGTCAGGTTTTATGTTAAAGATTTGATATCAAGGTTTAAAATTGGGAATAATGAGATGAAGAAACAAGCATTGATTTGTTTCAATGAAGATGAGATGTTTTTAAAGATTGCAATGGAAATTGAAGGGTTTGTTCATGTTTTAATTGAGTTGTTGagtattaataataaagatttGGGGATTCAAGAGGAGGTTTTGAAATCAATTGATGTAATTTgtaagtttgacgagtttattaggGTTTTGGTTTCAATTGGTGTTATTGGTTCTTTAATTAGGGTTTTGGAAGGTGGAAGCTATCTGAGTAAATGTTTGTCCaccaggtgtttgatgaaatgcacaGCTGAATCTGAAAACGCGTGGTCGGTTTCGGCTCACGGTGGAGTGACTTCGTTGTTGAGAATTTCGGCTAGTGAGAATGATAGTAGTGGTGAGTTGGTTGGTTTAGCTTGTGGGGTGTTGAAAAATCTTGTTGGTGTTTATGAAATCAAGCGGTTTATAGTTGAAGAAGGTGCACTTACAATTTTCGTTAATCTTGTTAAGTCTCGAAACGAAGTATCTCAAATCAGTGCTATTGAGTTTCTTCAAACTATTGCCTTTGGGGATCAATTAGTGGCTGATTCTATTGTTAACGAAGGTGGGATTCGTGTTTTGGTTCATGTTTTGGATCCAAAGTTGTCGTTTTCTTCAAAAACTAGAGAGACGTCTATAAGGGCGATCATGAGTTTGTGTTCTGATTCGACAGGATTGGATAGGTTATTGAGTTACGGTTTCATGAATCACATTCTTTATTTTCTTCACAAAGGTGATATTTCAGTTCAAGAATCGTCATTAAAAGCTGCGTTTTGGTTAAGTGGGGTATCGGATGATTTCAAGAAAGCAATGGGGGAAGCAGGATTTATGCAAGAAGTAGTCAAATTAGTAACTGCAAAGTCGTTTGAGGTTCGTGAAATGGCATTTCGTACGTTGTCAAATTTGGTTTCAATTCCTAAAAACCGAAAAAGATTTGTGGAGAATGATCAAAATGTGAGCTTGCTTATGCAATCGATTGATCAAGAAGAAGGAAATTTAAGTCATAAAAAGCTTTTACTACCAATAATCATGTCATTATCAGGATGTAATAGTGGCCGAAAGAAGATTTTGAATTCTGGGTACTTAAAAAACATTGAAAAATTAGCTGATGAGGAAGTTTCAGATGCTAGAAAGATCGTTAAGAACTTATCGTCGAATAAATTTGTTCGTTTGGTTAAAGGGATTTGGCACTAA